One Fusarium oxysporum f. sp. lycopersici 4287 chromosome 8, whole genome shotgun sequence genomic region harbors:
- a CDS encoding hypothetical protein (At least one base has a quality score < 10): MNSPPNSFSRQSDDSPPSNTSNQRDSAEKDQHLPVYRHMIPPSPASSTTSPLGCRLGPRSGSYTKH; this comes from the coding sequence ATGAACTCGCCGCCAAACTCATTCTCTCGTCAATCCGACGATTCTCCACCCTCCAATACCTCCAACCAGAGAGATAGCGCCGAAAAGGATCAACATCTACCTGTCTACCGCCACATGATACCCCCATCTCCAGCGTCTTCGACGACATCTCCGCTTGGCTGTAGGCTCGGCCCACGAAGCGGCTCTTATACAAAGCATTGA
- a CDS encoding hypothetical protein (At least one base has a quality score < 10) yields the protein MSSQGHCILCLLDGNAMSQQSQHSGLVCVGARCIRRGPDRLSARGFVCGPRRIPYNFSPKARGPKSCIKRGLDSVQSSTSSFSHHQATQTSSIPSLLFRELFPSRYIPSHSLQRTTIKMRYTELLALAMGNLAAAQFTTGRFSNTTTGAIETGTATTGTDVTGTETSGAATSTSAGGIGNPDGFNFLGCFSSENGFPGFTQAYSSEENDSERCADACLGSNFFGLYDNSCYCGNTLDISTSPAVGTDQCDITCPGNSDENCGGLGSGDRLMRRQVAVNVLLSVYVAIGVNPGETDTVINTDFVTETLPPVTTTATVTFTEDGTTVTQTVTTVLPAIPTDVIIICYGNYCAPQVHCPTCTKWQIVCEDGLCAPRECHDDTWTKLKICNSGKCHYADYKGDECNQRIVCYGNECQRDQHYSVDYARKFVCDVDEDRWYFDECKDDCYTYEKCSKGECEPVHPPVKPEPVHPPKPVYPGKPPVVVVPEPETPSKPTKPETPYTPEHPETPAKPEHPETPAKPETPETPAKPETPETPAKPETPETTGTGSKPEVPVVTAGAAQKTFAGVAAAIAGLAFVL from the coding sequence ATGTCAAGTCAGGGGCACTGCATTCTTTGCTTGTTGGACGGGAACGCCATGTCTCAACAGTCACAGCACTCTGGACTTGTTTGCGTTGGGGCTCGATGCATTCGTCGAGGACCAGACAGACTATCGGCGCGAGGCTTTGTCTGTGGTCCTCGGAGGATCCCATACAATTTCAGCCCCAAGGCAAGGGGACCCAAATCATGTATAAAGAGAGGGCTTGATTCCGTCCAAAGTTcaacttcttccttctctcatcatcaagcaaCTCAAACATCCTCGATCCCCTCGCTTCTCTTCCGAGAGCTGTTTCCCAGTCGTTACATCCCCAGTCATTCGCTCCAAAGAACCACCATCAAAATGCGTTACACCGAGCTCCTCGCCCTGGCCATGGGCAACTTGGCCGCTGCCCAGTTCACCACAGGTCGCTtctccaacaccaccaccggCGCCATTGAGACTGGTACTGCCACCACTGGCACTGATGTCACCGGCACTGAGACCTCCGGTGCCGCTACCAGCACCTCTGCTGGCGGCATTGGCAACCCTGACGGCTTCAACTTCCTCGGATGCTTCTCTTCTGAGAACGGCTTCCCTGGCTTCACTCAGGCCTACTCCTCTGAGGAGAACGACTCTGAGCGTTGTGCTGATGCTTGTTTGGGCTCCAACTTCTTCGGTCTCTACGACAACAGCTGCTACTGTGGTAACACGCTTGATATCAGCACCTCTCCTGCTGTTGGCACTGACCAGTGTGACATCACTTGCCCTGGTAACTCTGATGAGAACTGTGGTGGTCTCGGTTCTGGCGACCGCCTCATGCGCCGACAGGTCGCTGTCAACGTTCTTCTCTCCGTCTACGTCGCCATCGGTGTGAACCCTGGTGAGACTGACACTGTCATCAACACCGACTTCGTCACCGAGACCCTCCCTCCTGTCACCACCACTGCCACCGTCACCTTCACTGAGGATGGCACCACCGTCACCCAGACCGTCACCACTGTTCTCCCCGCCATCCCCACCgacgtcatcatcatctgctATGGTAACTACTGTGCTCCTCAGGTCCACTGCCCTACCTGCACCAAGTGGCAGATTGTCTGCGAGGATGGCCTCTGCGCTCCTCGTGAATGCCACGACGACACCTGgaccaagctcaagatctgCAACAGCGGAAAGTGCCACTACGCCGACTACAAGGGTGATGAGTGCAACCAGCGCATCGTCTGCTACGGCAACGAGTGCCAGCGTGACCAGCACTACTCTGTCGACTACGCTCGCAAGTTCGTCTGCGATGTCGATGAGGACCGATGGTACTTCGATGAGTGCAAGGACGACTGCTACACCTACGAGAAGTGCTCCAAGGGCGAGTGCGAGCCCGTCCACCCTCCCGTCAAGCCTGAGCCTGTCCACCCTCCCAAGCCCGTCTACCCCGGCAAGCCCCCTGTTGTCGTCGTCCCCGAGCCCGAGACTCCCTCCAAGCCCACCAAGCCCGAGACTCCCTACACGCCTGAGCACCCCGAGACTCCTGCTAAGCCCGAGCACCCCGAGACTCCCGCCAAGCCTGAGACTCCCGAGACTCCTGCTAAGCCTGAGACTCCTGAGACTCCTGCTAAGCCCGAGACTCCTGAGACCACCGGCACTGGCTCCAAGCCCGAGGTCCCTGTTGTGACCGCCGGTGCTGCCCAGAAGACCTTCGCCGGTGTGGCCGCTGCCATCGCCGGTCTTGCTTTCGTCCTGTAA
- a CDS encoding hypothetical protein (At least one base has a quality score < 10) — translation MMRTSLPIGQGLPVRSSKTLYDEGVRNIQIDDPTLAYFCSDEMLQSLRDEGVDPDKLFDTYLKAHNDAIADRPEGLHVGLHVCRGNFSKSMHFSEGSYEKIAEKFFTVLNYDTFFLEYDNPRSGGFEPLRFLPKHKNVVLGVITTKEPELEDAQVIKHRVLDAAKIIADGQGRSLEEALEQVGISPQCGFASVAVGAEGMTEEKMFAKLKLVNDVAKEIWPGKA, via the exons ATGATGAGGACTTCTTTGCCGATTGGCCAAGGCTTACCCGTCAGGAGTTCCAAGACTTTGTACGATGAGGGCGTGCGAAACATCCAGATCGACGACCCCACCCTTGCCTACTTCTGCTCCGATGAGATGCTTCAGTCTCTGAGAGATGAGGGTGTTGATCCTGACAAGCTGTTCGACACTTACCTCAAGGCTCACAACGATGCTATTGCCGACCGACCTGAGGGTCTCCACGTTGGACTTCACGTCTGCAGAG GaaacttctccaagtctATGCACTTCAGCGAGGGTTCATACGAGAAGATCGCCGAGAAGTTCTTCACCGTCCTCAACTACGATACCTTCTTCCTCGAGTACGACAACCCTCGTTCCGGCGGTTTCGAGCCCCTTCGCTTCCTCCCCAAGCACAAGAACGTCGTCCTCGGtgtcatcaccaccaaggagCCCGAGCTCGAGGATGCCCAGGTCATCAAGCACCGCGTGCTCGACGCTGCCAAGATCATCGCTGATGGTCAGGGTCGCAGTCTTGAGGAGGCCCTTGAGCAGGTTGGCATCAGCCCTCAGTGCGGTTTCGCTAGTGTCGCTGTCGGCGCTGAGGGTATgactgaggagaagatgtttgccaagctcaagcttgTCAACGATGTCGCTAAGGAGATCTGGCCTGGCAAGGCTTAA